One window of the Benincasa hispida cultivar B227 chromosome 3, ASM972705v1, whole genome shotgun sequence genome contains the following:
- the LOC120074087 gene encoding wound-induced protein 1, with product MSMHRPNPKHPQLKTKPLFPQTMDSTSPSTTHILKHSEITHSEAEQQNRATAEALYKSLAAGRTDAVAKFLAGDLEWWFHGPPHCQYMMRVLTGESSHGEFRFEPRSITAIGDSVIVAEGWEGAQVYWVHVWTLKDGLITQFREYFNTWLVVTDLRQPAWQEVRHDGLTVWQSHPRDLLHRSLPAIVLAL from the coding sequence ATGTCCATGCACAGACCAAATCCAAAGCATCCACAGCTCAAAACAAAACCCCTTTTTCCTCAAACAATGGATTCAACTTCCCCTTCAACAACCCACATCCTCAAACACTCCGAAATCACTCACTCAGAAGCAGAGCAACAAAACAGAGCAACCGCCGAAGCCCTGTACAAATCCCTCGCCGCCGGCCGTACCGACGCGGTGGCCAAGTTCCTCGCCGGCGACCTCGAATGGTGGTTCCACGGGCCACCACATTGCCAGTACATGATGCGGGTCCTAACCGGCGAGTCGAGCCACGGCGAGTTCCGGTTCGAGCCGAGGAGCATAACGGCAATCGGCGACTCTGTTATTGTGGCAGAAGGCTGGGAAGGGGCTCAAGTCTATTGGGTTCATGTTTGGACGTTGAAAGATGGGCTGATTACGCAGTTTAGAGAGTATTTCAATACGTGGCTTGTTGTGACAGATCTCCGGCAGCCAGCTTGGCAGGAGGTCCGCCACGATGGGCTGACGGTGTGGCAGAGCCACCCTCGGGATTTGCTTCACCGATCGCTGCCGGCGATTGTGTTAGCTCTGTAG
- the LOC120072556 gene encoding uncharacterized protein LOC120072556 translates to MDSREPSTLSSAYYEHGSKCNDELRGLISQRNLLGDEDSKIGSANLPSPSAKFQKIADRMDEISQSVPSSRGILEQNIKLRSSIAFWKEWIKDPLNIAFLLWMMCVAISGAVLFLVMTGMLNNLLPSKSQREVWFEVNNQILTALFTLMCLYHHPKRIHHVILLCRWKPSDICILRKMYCKNGTYKPHEWKHMMVLLLLLHINCFAQYALSGLNLSYKKPERSVFGVSICLAVAIISAAGAGLYSIFSPLGKEYNCDEDEENPNRIEESISFASRIVDKPQWRGGLFHFLDDIKTAFLSLFCSFCLFGWNMERLGFGNLYVHAATFVIFCTAPLCLFGLAANIVDPWSVKIAFSLTGILLSVFGLLYGGYWRIQMRKRFDLPKNNSCWGKPNVADCAQWLFCCCCSLAQEVRTADYYETMEENLCKNRTNDNDGNKILSPLPREGGTIHELRSNLASPIWDSVKLTELMAKKDLNSIRLLYETDGVEQLMNPPSPSSMQRDGFELKMTKNLAGERPLSL, encoded by the coding sequence ATGGATTCAAGAGAACCTTCAACTCTAAGTTCTGCCTATTATGAACATGGGAGCAAGTGTAACGACGAGCTTCGCGGTTTGATATCCCAAAGGAATCTACTTGGGGATGAAGATTCAAAGATTGGCTCAGCAAATTTGCCCTCCCCATCTGCTAAGTTTCAGAAAATAGCAGACAGAATGGATGAGATTTCGCAGTCTGTCCCTTCTTCTAGAGGGATTCTTGAACAGAACATCAAGTTAAGATCTTCCATAGCATTTTGGAAAGAGTGGATCAAAGACCCTCTGAACATTGCCTTTCTTTTGTGGATGATGTGTGTTGCGATTTCGGGAGCTGTCCTCTTTCTTGTAATGACTGGAATGTTAAACAATCTCCTGCCAAGTAAATCACAGAGAGAGGTTTGGTTTGAGGTTAATAACCAAATCCTGACTGCTCTCTTCACTCTCATGTGTTTGTATCACCATCCTAAGCGGATTCACCACGTAATACTTCTGTGTAGGTGGAAACCAAGCGACATCTGTATACTGCGAAAAATGTACTGCAAAAATGGAACTTACAAGCCACATGAATGGAAGCACATGATGGTTTTACTTTTATTGCTTCACATAAACTGCTTTGCCCAATATGCTTTATCTGGCCTTAATTTGAGCTACAAGAAACCTGAAAGATCAGTTTTTGGAGTTTCAATCTGCCTTGCTGTTGCAATCATTTCTGCTGCAGGTGCTGGTTTATACTCCATTTTCAGCCCACTTGGAAAGGAATACAACTGCGATGAAGATGAGGAAAATCCAAACCGAATCGAAGAGAGCATCTCATTTGCTTCAAGAATTGTTGACAAGCCTCAATGGAGAGGGGGTCTGTTTCATTTCCTTGATGACATTAAGACAGCCTTCCTATCCCTCTTCTGCAGCTTCTGTTTATTTGGATGGAACATGGAAAGGCTAGGATTTGGGAACTTGTACGTGCATGCTGCGACATTTGTAATCTTTTGCACTGCCCCACTTTGTTTGTTTGGTTTGGCAGCTAATATTGTGGATCCTTGGTCTGTCAAAATAGCTTTCAGTTTAACTGGCATTCTTCTTTCTGTGTTTGGGCTGCTTTATGGAGGATACTGGAGGATTCAAATGAGGAAACGGTTCGACTTGCCGAAGAACAACTCGTGTTGGGGTAAACCAAATGTTGCAGACTGTGCACAGTGGCTTTTTTGCTGCTGCTGCTCTCTTGCTCAGGAGGTTAGGACAGCTGATTACTATGAAACAATGGAGGAAAACCTCTGCAAAAACCGAACGAATGACAACGATGGGAACAAAATTCTTTCGCCATTACCTCGTGAAGGTGGAACAATTCATGAGCTTAGATCAAACCTGGCTTCACCAATCTGGGATAGTGTAAAGTTAACTGAGTTGATGGCGAAAAAAGATTTGAATTCAATCAGGTtgttatatgaaactgatgGAGTAGAGCAGCTTATGAATCCCCCATCTCCATCATCAATGCAAAGAGATGGTTTTGAGCTGAAAATGACCAAAAATCTTGCTGGAGAAAGGCCATTGAGTCTCTGA